Proteins encoded together in one Cicer arietinum cultivar CDC Frontier isolate Library 1 chromosome 4, Cicar.CDCFrontier_v2.0, whole genome shotgun sequence window:
- the LOC101501691 gene encoding ras-related protein RABA4d yields the protein MSNLYGDYNQKIDYVFKVVLIGDSAVGKTQLLARFSRNQFNVDSKATIGVEFQTKTLIIDNKTVKAQIWDTAGQERYRAVTSAYYRGAVGAMLVYDMTKRQSFDHMARWLEELRGHADANIVIMLIGNKCDLGTLRAVPTEDAQEFAQRENLFFMETSALESTNVETAFLTILTEIYRLISKKTLTANDDADPAGSSGLLKGTKIIVPNQDVNALEKKGGCCG from the exons ATGTCGAATTTGTACGGCGATTACAATCAAAAGATCGATTACGTTTTCAAAGTTGTATTAATTGGGGACTCTGCTGTCGGCAAAACGCAACTTCTCGCACGATTTTCAAGGAATCAATTCAACGTCGATTCTAAAGCCACCATCGGCGTCGAGTTTCAGACCAAAACTCTTATAATCGATAATAAAACCGTTAAGGCTCAAATATGGGACACGGCTGGTCAAGAAAG GTACAGAGCAGTAACTAGTGCGTATTATCGCGGAGCAGTTGGAGCAATGTTAGTTTACGACATGACAAAGCGTCAGTCATTTGATCACATGGCAAGGTGGTTAGAGGAACTGAGGGGTCATGCAGACGCCAACATTGTCATAATGCTAATTggcaataaatgtgatttgGGAACTCTTAGAGCAGTACCAACTGAAGATGCCCAGGAGTTTGCACAAAGAGAGAATCTATTCTTTATGGAGACATCAGCACTTGAGTCTACTAATGTGGAAACTGCCTTTCTGACTATTCTAACCGAAATATACCGACTTATCAGCAAGAAAACACTCACTGCCAACGATGACGCAGATCCTGCTGGTAGTTCAGGGCTTCTGAAAGGAACCAAAATAATTGTTCCTAACCAAGATGTGAATGCTCTTGAAAAGAAGGGTGGCTGCTGTGGATAA